The following proteins come from a genomic window of Pseudomonas hygromyciniae:
- a CDS encoding gamma-glutamyl-gamma-aminobutyrate hydrolase family protein — MSGLPLIGVTACSKQVGLHAYHISGDKYVRAVAVAAKGLPLIIPSLAELFEPANILDGLDGILFTGSPSNIEPFHYDGPASAPGTAHDPARDQSTLPLIRAAIAAGVPVLGICRGFQEMNVALGGSLHQKVHELPGMMDHREDDTQPLDVQYGPAHAVAITPGGVLASLGLPDTIQVNSIHSQGVDRLAPGLQVEATAPDGLIEAFSLKQGKAFADAFAIGVQWHPEWQVSSNPYYLAIFQAFGDACRTRAKQRDAHASNNA; from the coding sequence ATGTCTGGCCTGCCGTTAATCGGCGTCACCGCCTGCTCCAAACAGGTTGGTCTGCATGCTTATCACATCAGTGGCGACAAATACGTCCGCGCCGTGGCAGTCGCTGCCAAGGGCCTGCCATTGATTATTCCGTCCCTGGCGGAGCTGTTCGAACCGGCCAATATTCTTGACGGTCTGGACGGCATTCTCTTTACCGGCTCACCTTCCAATATCGAACCCTTTCATTACGACGGTCCGGCCAGCGCGCCTGGGACTGCTCATGATCCTGCACGGGACCAGAGCACCCTGCCGCTGATTCGCGCCGCGATCGCCGCGGGCGTCCCGGTGCTAGGGATCTGCCGGGGCTTCCAGGAAATGAACGTGGCCCTGGGCGGCAGCCTGCACCAGAAGGTTCATGAACTGCCGGGCATGATGGATCACCGCGAAGACGACACCCAGCCGCTGGACGTCCAGTACGGCCCGGCGCATGCCGTGGCGATCACCCCGGGCGGTGTGCTGGCGAGCCTGGGTTTGCCGGACACGATCCAGGTCAACTCGATCCACAGCCAGGGCGTTGACCGCCTGGCGCCCGGCCTGCAGGTCGAAGCGACCGCGCCGGACGGCCTGATCGAGGCTTTTTCGCTCAAACAGGGCAAGGCTTTTGCAGACGCTTTTGCAATAGGAGTGCAATGGCACCCTGAATGGCAGGTAAGCTCCAACCCGTACTACCTCGCGATCTTCCAGGCATTTGGCGATGCCTGCCGAACGCGGGCGAAACAAAGAGACGCACACGCGTCAAACAACGCCTGA